The genomic interval CCCGTACCAACGAGGCGGTCTTGGAGATGGTGTTCAAGGCGCAGGTGCAAGTGGCGCCTCCACCGCCGGTGCGCCGCATGCCGGCCCAGCTGAGCGCCGTACACGCTGCTACTACCGGTATGGGCTTGCGTCAACCCGCAGGACCGGAAGGGGCGCCCGAGCCTGGCAAGCGCCAGCCGATCAGAGTCGGCGCAAAGGTAGGTCGCAATGACCCCTGCCCATGTGGCAGCGGCAAGAAATACAAGAAATGCTGCGGAGCGGGCATGCATTGACCACTTTCGGGCATGAAGGTTGCAAGCTTTGGGGGCGGGCACAACAAAGGTCTTGTATTTGGCCGGATTTCTTATATATTTGAAAGCGGGTTCAGTGTCCCCCCACCTCCGTAGCAATGGCGAAAGGGCGTGCCATCGAAAGGTTAGTTGAAATCCTGGTGTACATCATGAGCGAGGCGCGGGGCAGTGGCTTCGGGGTTGAGCGCCTGCGAAGCCTGTCCGGCGACTTGCTCAAGCAGGGATACACGGAGAGCGAAATCGACCTTGCCTTCTCCTGGCTGTTCGAGAAGGCGGGCTGCAACTATGAGAACCTCAGCGCCATCCGCACTCCCATGTCGCTGTACCGCGTGCTGCATGCCGCAGAAAAGATGGTCATTAGGCCGGAAGCGTACAGTTATCTCCTGCAGTTGCGGCAACTTGGCCTGATCGACGACCAGCAGCTGGAAGAAGCTATCGAGCGGGCCATGCAGATGGGCGTGAGCCCCGTGGATACCGAAGACATCAAGGAGATTGCCGCCACCGTCATGTTCGACGCCGACTCGTTCACCGGCGGGTATCTGTTCAATGACACGCACATGGGCAATTGAGCCCCGTGAAGCGGACAGGGCATGGCAGGTGACAAGAAATCCCTGGTAGTTGTCGAGTCCTTTGCCAAGACCAAGACCATCAACGCCTTCCTGGGCGAGCAGTTCACGGTCCTCCCTTCGGCTGGGCACGTGGTGGACTTGCCCAAGACGAAGCTTGGCGTGGATATCG from Calditrichota bacterium carries:
- a CDS encoding SEC-C domain-containing protein, translated to RTNEAVLEMVFKAQVQVAPPPPVRRMPAQLSAVHAATTGMGLRQPAGPEGAPEPGKRQPIRVGAKVGRNDPCPCGSGKKYKKCCGAGMH
- a CDS encoding DUF494 family protein, producing the protein MAKGRAIERLVEILVYIMSEARGSGFGVERLRSLSGDLLKQGYTESEIDLAFSWLFEKAGCNYENLSAIRTPMSLYRVLHAAEKMVIRPEAYSYLLQLRQLGLIDDQQLEEAIERAMQMGVSPVDTEDIKEIAATVMFDADSFTGGYLFNDTHMGN